A genomic segment from Montipora foliosa isolate CH-2021 chromosome 9, ASM3666993v2, whole genome shotgun sequence encodes:
- the LOC137971991 gene encoding uncharacterized protein isoform X2: MRDNEKYLIWSMVSGKFMTFDGESLSSSGTGEGELSKITSKRDTKATEIVNSFHLTFQRKNGSKYAISADYNEDAVSVKELTDESPNATVAFVPQLFGGGPFSALILKTESSSTTTTKCIASNRSGTLTLKKFDGFSPHPDTLFIITEA, from the exons ATGAGGGATAATGAAAAATACCTCATCTGGTCGATGGTAAGCGGAAAATTCATGACCTTCGATGGCGAGTCACTTAGCTCAAGTGGGACAGGAGAAGGAGAATTAA GCAAAATTACTTCAAAGCGGGACACTAAAGCCACTGAAATAGTGAATTCTTTTCACTTGACTTTCCAaaggaaaaatggctcaaaataTGCGATTTCCGCTGACTACAACGAAGACGCGGTGTCAGTTAAG GAGCTGACAGATGAATCCCCAAATGCTACCGTAGCCTTTGTTCCTCAGTTATTCGGCGGAGGACCTTTTAGCGCCCTGATACTTAAGACAGAATCATCAAGTACCACCACCACCAAGTGCATTGCATCTAATAGGAGTGGGActttgaccttgaaaaagttTGACGGATTCAGTCCCCATCCGGATACTTTATTTATCATCACGGAAGCTTAG
- the LOC137971991 gene encoding uncharacterized protein isoform X1, with product MTGSSGSVKFYNTKSVLAPRAQFLWKRIIVTMRDNEKYLIWSMVSGKFMTFDGESLSSSGTGEGELSKITSKRDTKATEIVNSFHLTFQRKNGSKYAISADYNEDAVSVKELTDESPNATVAFVPQLFGGGPFSALILKTESSSTTTTKCIASNRSGTLTLKKFDGFSPHPDTLFIITEA from the exons ATGACTGGATCAAGTGGTTCTGTCAAATTTTACAACACAAAGAGCGTCCTTGCGCCTCGAGCTCAATTTCTCTG GAAAAGAATTATTGTCACTATGAGGGATAATGAAAAATACCTCATCTGGTCGATGGTAAGCGGAAAATTCATGACCTTCGATGGCGAGTCACTTAGCTCAAGTGGGACAGGAGAAGGAGAATTAA GCAAAATTACTTCAAAGCGGGACACTAAAGCCACTGAAATAGTGAATTCTTTTCACTTGACTTTCCAaaggaaaaatggctcaaaataTGCGATTTCCGCTGACTACAACGAAGACGCGGTGTCAGTTAAG GAGCTGACAGATGAATCCCCAAATGCTACCGTAGCCTTTGTTCCTCAGTTATTCGGCGGAGGACCTTTTAGCGCCCTGATACTTAAGACAGAATCATCAAGTACCACCACCACCAAGTGCATTGCATCTAATAGGAGTGGGActttgaccttgaaaaagttTGACGGATTCAGTCCCCATCCGGATACTTTATTTATCATCACGGAAGCTTAG
- the LOC137971990 gene encoding uncharacterized protein: MRSTFPSFLMIVVFMSSATAAWGQICGKASDANSLGPNVDLFVTDLDQAHHSQNPMPFRKEVLVQKDSNISLTCTASEPANSFPLRYYGTYLQPYLINWFVNSSLFEVSNCDETTAKIKTCTLSLINIRPRDQGKYLCQAVSQVGCTYDELYITVASRQRSLKKDGMQSRQGNVMTKFKVSN, translated from the exons atgagatctacttttccttcctttttaaTGATTGTGGTGTTTATGTCCAGTGCAACGGCTGCCTGGGGTCAAATATGTGGAAAGGCGAGTGATGCCA ATTCACTTGGTCCAAATGTCGACTTATTCGTCACGGATCTTGATCAAGCTCATCATTCCCAAAATCCAATGCCTTTTCGCAAGGAAGTATTGGTTCAAAAGGATTCAAATATCTCACTGACTTGCACAGCGAGCGAACCAGCCAACTCATTCCCGTTACGGTACTATGGCACCTACTTACAACCGTACCTGATTAACTGGTTTGTCAACTCTTCGTTGTTTGAAGTCTCGAATTGCGACGAAACGACCGCCAAAATTAAAACTTGCACTCTGTCCTTGATTAATATACGGCCTCGAGATCAAGGAAAGTACTTGTGCCAGGCTGTTAGTCAAGTGGGATGCACGTATGATGAGTTGTACATCACAGTCGCCAGCC gTCAGAGGTCATTAAAGAAAGATGGAATGCAAAGCCGTCAAGGAAATGTGATGACCAAGTTTAAAGTGTCAAATTAA